TGACTAGAgactgaaaagaaaaaaagaacaaccTTTGACCATGTTTCAATGTTTTTATGCTCCTAATTAGGCTGAATGTTGTTGTTTAATCATAGtcttgtgcattattagtttaGTTGTTGGATTTCACTGAATATGCCTTTGGGATATTGATGGTGTATGTTCTACTGGTGGTGGTTCTTCCAGGTAAAAACGAGATGCAAGTTTGTTGCAGGAAAGACCCGAAATTCAAAGCGAACGTTACCATAGATGAGGAATTCCTTCCTCGGCAAAGTGGCGATCTTACGATTATGTATGATGTGACCAGAACCTATGATTCGAACTATTGGGCGCAGGTTACTATCTCGAACCATAACCCCCTTGGGCGTCTTGATAATTGGAAGTTGAGCTTTGATTGGATGAGGGATGAGTTTATATATACCATGAAAGGGGCTTATCCATATGTCGTTGATTCATCTGACTGCATATTTGGCACGCAAGGACAACACTATAGAGATCTAGACTTTGCCAATGTGTTGAATTGTGAGAGGAGGCCAACAATTATCGATCTGCCACCTACAAAGGCCAATGATACAACCCTTGGACTGATCCCAAATTGTTGCCGAAATGGTACAATATTGCCGCCATCAATGGACCCTAGCAAGTCAAGTTCAGTATTCCAGATGCAGGTCTTTAAGATGCCACCAGACCTCAACCGCTCTGAGCTTTCTCCTCCACAAAATTGGAAGATCAATGGCTCATTGAACCCTGATTACAAATGTGGCCCACCAGTTCGTGTAAGCCCTAGCCAGTTCCCAGACCCAAGTGGCTTGCCATCAAATACGACCGCAGTTGCTAGCTGGCAGGTGGTTTGCAATATTACACATCCCAAGGGTGCAAGCCCCAAGTGCTGTGTGTCCTTTTCTTCCTACTACAACGATTCAGTTGTTCCCTGCAGAACTTGTGCATGTGGGTGTCCTAGCAACACGGCTCGCACTTGTAGTACAACAGCTCCAGCAGTTCTTCTTCCACCCGAGGCGCTTCTCTTTCCGTTTGAGAACCGAACTGCTATGGCCCAAGCTTGGGCTGATCTTAAACACCGAACAGTGCCAAATCCAATGCCATGTGGTGACAATTGTGGTGTCAGCATAAACTGGCATGTTCTTACTGACTACTCCCGAGGGTGGAGTGCTAGGATCACGATATTCAACTGGGACGAGACTGCCTTCCCCGATTGGTTTGCTGCGGTACAAATGGATGAAGCGACCCGAGGGTTTCAAAAGATGTATTCCTTCAATGGAAGTGCCTTGGAATTGAATGGTGTTAACAATACTATAATCATGCAAGGTCTTCCTGGATTAAACTACATTGTAGGAGAAACTGATGGAGCCAACCCAAAGAAAGATCCAAGGGTGCCTGGAAAACAACAAACTGTAGTCTCGTTTACCAAGAAAAATACCCCCGGCATTAACGTAGCTGCAGGTGATGGATTTCCCtctaaagtgtttttcaacGGCGAGGAATGCGCTCTACCTTCAGTATTGCCAACAAACAACAGTAACAGAGAGGGCTCCACTACAATACTCACAATCTTCCTTGCAGTTTTTGTGTTCATAATGTTGCATCAATAGCTAGGATGAGCCGTTCTTGCTGCGATGAGAGAGACCCGCATGGTTTTGTAACCGATACTGATTCGTTAATTCTTTCAAGTGGTTTGATCATTACATGCCATTCGATGTTACTAAAAATGCCGTGGAATTTGATAGGCTGCTCTGCTGTCTCTCTGGTTTATTGTGATATGGTCTCCACAAACTTACAAGCACATGTAATGATCCATGATCATATAAGAATGTAGCCAACATtgattttccatatttttttcgtttagTTTCTTATAAATACAAAGCTGTGTGGGATTATGAATTTTGCATAACCTAAAACTCAATTGTCATTGGTTCAAAATTGCCATAAAAGCCATAAACATGTATAGAGCAATCGAATGATATTGAAACTTAAATAGGAAGAGATTAATACCCAGACTTTCTGTCTAGAGCAATCAAATAGCGTATGTACATAACATAGTTAATTCCTCTgattaagaagaaaaaaggagCAAACTTAAAATCTGCTATTAGAGTTAGAGAGTTTCCCATAGTCTGCTGACACCTACAAACAGTGGCTCCACAACTTTGACAATTTTAGAGAAAGCACGCGATAATTAGTCGATTCCTGCCAGATTTCGCTACCAAATACAATCAAAATTCTGCATGAGCACCTTTGCATATCATGCAGAAGTGTATCTTAGACACTTCACCAATTATCTGGCCCTGGTAAGCTTCAAAGAAACCCAGCAGAACATGATATTCACAACGTGAAGACACCATCTTCCAACTAAGCAAAACGCAGTATCTTGAACAAACTCAAGTTCCTACTAACTTGATTGCTGAAGTGATAACTTTTCCGTTACAATGGATATGTACATCGGAAACTGCAATCACGATGTGAACTGGGGTATGGAATAACACCCTACACTGGAATATTATTCATAGAATACCCGTCGAAGTCAAACTCGTTTTCAGATGATGCAACACTTTCTTGCTGCCAGAAAATGGAACTTTAATGTAAGTTAAATATTACACTCATGAAAGTGAGTAGTATAAAGATAAAGAGAACCAAACCTGTTTGAGAAGAGCACTCATGAGATCATCTTGTCCGAAGTGATCGGGGAATATATTGGCAGGGCTGGTATCGCAAACTCTCTCGGACTTGACCCTTATTGTATTGTCAACAAGAAGGTTGTTGAGATGTTGGTTAACGTTTTGTGCACTTCTGAGCTCCTTAACATCGCCAGTTGAGAACACTGCCTTGCTTGCAACAGCAGCACTCCTGTTGTGTCCATTCATTTGGCCTGAAGAAAATCCTTGTTGGCCTAAAGCAGACTGCGTAAGATCGAGGTTGCCTTGAAGAGAGTTTGAATGCTGAGAGGAATCAAATGCTATGCCGACATTCTGTAGCTCCCAACTTTGGGGTTTATGTTGATTCAAGTCGTTAAATACATCGTAACTGGGCATAAACCCTCCGGATCCTTTAATTTCTGAGTTAACATCTTCCTGAAAAGCCCCTTTCGATGTGAGATTAGATACCCCAGGTGTACTTCCGAGAGGGAAACAGTTACCAGGTAGTTCGGAAGCATGATTCATGGGGAAATTCAACATTGAAGGAGTCTGAGAATAACCAGGGGCTCTAATATTTTCAGGGATTCCATTTCTGGAAGACACATTGGTGGCCATTCCATTGGACAATATTGGCTGCCCCATTGATGAGAGCCTAGGAGCATGATTAATAGTGGAATCAACGAGTATCTGCCCTCTTgactgctgctgctgctgctgctgcccCATCTGCATCAATAAAGGATTATTTTGGCTACTTTGTGGACCAGGGGGAGGCACTTGCATATTCATGTTTCCGACTGATTGTGCAGCGTGTCGCAAGCTCACAAGCTGCTTTGCCTCCATGGTTGTTGGAATTCCATGAAGTAAATTTACTTGCTGCTTATTGGTCATATGTTGTTGCTGCCCTTCTCCAAATCTTAACTTGGGGTTTTCAAAGCTAAAGATGTTTCTTTGATCAACAAGGGTGATAGGTATGCCGGATTTAGCAGTTGCACGACCAAGCCCTGCTGCTTGGAGTCTGGCAAGACTTTGTGCAGGAAGTTGACCAGTGGCAGCAAGGGTTTGAAGGTCAAGCCCGCTGAGTGAAGACAGTGACCCAAAAGTTGGGTCTTGGGCACTGATAATAGTACTCAGATTACTCTGGTGCTGCGATACCCCACTCAGCCGTCTAAGATACAAACGATATTTCTGATCACATAATAACATGACGGTTATCAGCAAAGGACCAACAACAATTCTGAGAATTATTTATCAGATGCAAATGCAAGCAAGTGAAAAGATTGTGTATTTAGTTACCATATACAGACCTGAAGGTGACTCGCGACGTTTTCTCTGGTAAGGCCAGGAACATTCATCAACTCCAATATTTTTTTCGGAACAGCTTCTATATAAGAAAAGcaaacataaaaattcataaaaatcaacTGACAAGCAGTTGCATTTGAAGTTTATTTAGAACATATTCCCCAacagtaaaaaaagaaatttaaatcaaCAGAATTCGATCCAAAAGCATGAGCTTAAACAAACAACAAATCAcataacaacaaaaagaaaccaATAATTGAAGATCCACTTAGACAAATGCATGCTGACCATGCTAGCATGTTTCTACTTGGATCTTTCAGTTGTTTGCTAAAAACCTCGAACAAGAAAGTGAAAACAACAAGAACATGGCTCATGTTTTCAGAAAATAAAGACATTATTACTAAAAGTCATATGCTAGTGTAATAAAAAAAGATgtaatttttcagcaagcaaaatgaaagaaatgggtAAAAGATTCGTACTATCAATGCCTAGTTGATTAACCGCTGCAACAAATTGTTGATGGAGCTCAACAGACCACACAACCCTCGGCTTTTTCAGCGTAGAAGTATCATCCCTCTCATCGGTTTCCTCTTCCTCATCTTTCCTCCTTTTTGAGCCTTTCCAGTTCCCTTCATTAGCCGAGGACGAGTAATCAGCATCGTCAGATTGTTTAGGCTGCCGGTCCCCTTCTTCTACACTTCCTGACTGCTCAAACTCCTTCCACTCATTCTTCCTCTTTCGAACCACATGCTGCCATATGTTCTTGAGTGCTTCGATACGAACTGGTTTGATTAGGTAGTCGCAGGCACCGTGGGTAACGCCCTTCATAACAACCTGTTTCCCATCATCTGCTGACATCACTGCAGGGAATACAAAGTGGGATTAGCCCAAAAAcataataagggtaattaaaTCCATGTGGAAACATTGCTTACTGATAACAGGGAGGTCCATTTCCAAACCAATATGCTCAAGAAGTTTGAATCCATCCATGTCCGGCATGTGCACATCACTAAGAACAATATCGTACCCATTTTTGTTCTCTCGGAGTTTGGACAATGCCGTCTCCGCTCGATTGCATTTGGTAACTGAGCAAAGCACAAATCCAAAAAACAAATCAAGCCTTTAAAGCTAATGACATACTTGTTATGGAAAATAAGCTAATCTCAAACCCAAAGTTGTAAACCCTTACTGTTCACAAATATAAGAAAACAGAgatcattttcccttttgtttttcCCACTTTGGACCCacaaaacaaaatcaacatgagcaaagaaagaaaacctcaataataaaacaaagaatcAGAAGAAAGAAACATGAGTTTTGATAATACCTTTATAAAGGCAGGCTGTTAGCATCTTCTCCAAGATCATTAAACAAGTTGGATCGTCATCAACAACAAGAACTCTTAAACCAGCAGGAAACTGATCACTAATTGTATCTCCTGCTTTCCAAGTGGAAGTTGAACTGCTAATTGACATGGATCCTTTTACACTACTTACATTCATGTCTTACAAAACTGACCCAGAACCAAGAAGataaaaatagagagagagagagagagagacaatCTTTTTTGCATAAAGATGCTGCCTTTCACATCTTAAACTTTAACTAAACATAAAAAAGATTGATACCCAGgttgaaaaattgaaagaggTTGAAGTTAAGGATGAAGGAGAGAGGGAGTTTTGGATTATTAGAAGAGAAAATTGATACAAAGCATTTGTGAGATTGAAGTTGAAGACATCTCTGCTTGTCTCACCCAGAAGCTCAATTTCTGTGTTTTGTggattattttatgttttgtttaataAAGTGGGTCAGTGATATAGGCATGGATCCAGCTAACTCCACATATCCAAATCTACTCAAACAAATTTACTTTTTACACTTCACtcctttaatttttactttatataaGATTAACTAAAACCAAAATCCTCACCAACCATCTCTTTTatctttccattttctttcttttttttgtaactATCAGAATAGAGATGGTTGTTTGaaccaattttatattaaaattctcaaatctatttattatatgattataattataGGAAGGAATTAATCACTAATACCAATAACCAACATCttaatttcaactaaaatatacttgtaattttattaaaagagttaaatcaatttgtttttatttctttggaaAATTATCATTCCAACAAACACTATCAATTCTCTCTCTCTAAATGCAAATCTGCTGAAAATAAGGTAATTATCTACAAACAGTATCAattatcttcttttttctttacaaaactATCATTCCAACGAACAGTATCAATTCTCTCTAAATGTCGTATGGTTAAAAATAaggtgaattttttaatttcattttagaatttttcttatttatttaattttaaaataatttatagatATACGACAAAATTCCAACAAAAATTTCAACcatcaatttatcaaatactaatacttttatttaCTCGTGATTTACATTTTATGagatttctcaatttatttaagAACAACAAAAGTATTAGTGTCAAATTTAATATACTAGTTTGAGAGATCTGATCTAATCACCAAAGCCCAATAATATAGCTTTGTATTCGTATTTATTATGAGTAGATATTTTCCTTTTAGCCGAgcataagtttttattttatataacaataaatctcctaatttattttgctttgagTTTATTTCTGATCCGattaaaagtgatattcaagtaAAACCTTTCAACAAGAtcagttttagaatttaaaattaggtccaaataattactttattattatgccAAAAGTCAAAAAAGCCTTGAAGTTTCATTTTTTCCCCTTGCCGCCACCGCCGGCTGCTGGTTGTTCACCGACCACCGACACAAAACCCATTATTTCAAAACCTGGGGTTGATTTTCCACAAAAACACATACCAAAGAATCTTTCCcttaataaaaacaaactttGAGTTGCTTAAGCATGTTTCTTAAATGAgtaaatttgttgttgttgttgttagtaCCTTTATAACTTGGACATATCAATCCAAAAGAATAAAACTAGTCTTAAAAGTTGGGTTATACATCTGATTCAGCATAACATAAAAGTTGAGTGCCCTTTATTTATACTTGGTAtacattaaattatacaaattatgaATGTGGAGATTAATGCTGAGTTACatacataattatcactaaataagaattttatattttattatgaaacataataaaaatagcAAGACAAATAAATATAGAgaacataaaaatgaaaatattttaatgaaatgatgcggtgattattattttagtgggaaagaataaaaaatgtcCATAAAGTTTAATTGCTAAATCTTAGttgaaaattgtaaataaacttcaatttaacaattaaaattattaatggttttataaaatataggaaTAGAATCCACAAAttgcttgaaattttatttggaaaaactaaaaaacactATATTGTTAAAAGATCTATATTCACTTATCTTTTATACTAATAacaactttgttttatttattttgtaattttaacaaTCGGCTTTTTCTTTGTTAGTTTAATTCGCCTCTTAAACTATACTCGATTTCCTACTTtgatatctaaatttttttatctcgaTTTGGTATCTAAAGTACACTCAAATttccaatttggtacctaaagtataactctatttttttgtccattttTGACAAACGTTAAAAAATTCTTATAGCCAATCACAAAGTGTTACATGTTTATGTAAAACACcagattttttattaaatatatatgcacattaaaaaattaaaatgaaaatagatatataagaaatttagaaaattataaaagctagaaaaacatataaattattaaaaatatgataattgaaaaattagttgaaattaataatattattacaaaattgtaaaaattataaaattgaaattaaaaagtttaaaacaatttttcatataattataaaattctaaaaatattaaaatttcaagtaattttgcaattacttgaaatttaaatatttttatttttataatattttcaattttatatattattttgatttttaaatttataattatatattttaaattttattaaaaatattttaaaattatatattatatatgattttttacattgttaatcaatataatatatataatactaaaaaacATACTAATAGCGCCACGTGGCCAATCAAAGTTAAAAGtgctttttaatatttaagtatttaaattgCCACAATACAAATTTCTATTGGCCAACCATATGCCACGTGGCGCTATTTCATTGGCTAAAGTTGTCTagtagttttttttaatgtccgttataaaataaataaaaatagagaaaattgaTACTTTAGGTTccaaattgagaaaagaaaatttgagtagcaaagtagaaaaataaatatactttagggactaaatcatgaattaagtcatttaataaaaataaaatggtgatttgaaacaatttggtactaaaattttcaaagtatttattacctaattagttaattttatttgaaaattttaaaatatcattacaaataaacttaatttaacaACTAAATACAAATGTTTGATGaataaaactaattattaataaatttataaaatataagaaaagcATCCAAAAGTTGTGGAAAAATTTATGTTGTTAAGTGGGAATGGACAAATAATTGGTGTATAgcttaaaacaaatatattccTTACTTTTTataccaataataattttattttatttgtttcataattttaacaatcttaattaaaataaacatgaaaaattttcaaattatttttagctaattagatttaatttaagtatttataatacaattataattatagtttatacttgtaattttataaataaaaagtacatCTCATTTCCACTCCAAGCTTTTAGAATATTCACctattttattaaacaaagtttttattttattatttttaaatttctttagaaagCTATCATCCCAGCAAACAGTATCAATTCCTCTAAAAGCCataagaaaatggaaaagaaaaatctcctcaaatttgttttatatatattctttttcactaatgtaattaagcttttatttagtgaaaattttaatttcataagtcaGGTTAATGTTTCCCCAcgtatcttatttatttaaattttaaatataatctaTGATCACATAGTAAAATCTCAaccttattaaaaatttcaccgTTAGCTTACCAAAtaattatccttttatttatgtCTTATTTAGAGGATTGACATTTTATGagatttcttaaattatttaagaagaATAAGATTGTTGGTATCAAATCCAATGCACTAGTTTAAGAGATCCGCCTAATGGCTAACTCCTAATAATATAGCTTTGTATTCAGAACGGTTACATATCACTAGTGTTATTtgtacttattttatatatcaatgCATTAAAAGAATGATTGTATAACCACAATTATCTTTATTCATTTTCGATACGAGCCTAATCTTATTTGAATTGAAGGtgatttttagataatttttttaataatattggctctgaaatacaaacttgattaaagcttttttgagaaaaacttaaaactttattttagttCCCTTACTGCCACTCTTGCTCAGTTGTTGGTTGTTCTCCGACCACCAACACCACAAA
This genomic window from Gossypium raimondii isolate GPD5lz chromosome 10, ASM2569854v1, whole genome shotgun sequence contains:
- the LOC105776456 gene encoding two-component response regulator ARR2 isoform X1; the encoded protein is MNVSSVKGSMSISSSTSTWKAGDTISDQFPAGLRVLVVDDDPTCLMILEKMLTACLYKVTKCNRAETALSKLRENKNGYDIVLSDVHMPDMDGFKLLEHIGLEMDLPVIMMSADDGKQVVMKGVTHGACDYLIKPVRIEALKNIWQHVVRKRKNEWKEFEQSGSVEEGDRQPKQSDDADYSSSANEGNWKGSKRRKDEEEETDERDDTSTLKKPRVVWSVELHQQFVAAVNQLGIDKAVPKKILELMNVPGLTRENVASHLQKYRLYLRRLSGVSQHQSNLSTIISAQDPTFGSLSSLSGLDLQTLAATGQLPAQSLARLQAAGLGRATAKSGIPITLVDQRNIFSFENPKLRFGEGQQQHMTNKQQVNLLHGIPTTMEAKQLVSLRHAAQSVGNMNMQVPPPGPQSSQNNPLLMQMGQQQQQQQSRGQILVDSTINHAPRLSSMGQPILSNGMATNVSSRNGIPENIRAPGYSQTPSMLNFPMNHASELPGNCFPLGSTPGVSNLTSKGAFQEDVNSEIKGSGGFMPSYDVFNDLNQHKPQSWELQNVGIAFDSSQHSNSLQGNLDLTQSALGQQGFSSGQMNGHNRSAAVASKAVFSTGDVKELRSAQNVNQHLNNLLVDNTIRVKSERVCDTSPANIFPDHFGQDDLMSALLKQQESVASSENEFDFDGYSMNNIPV
- the LOC105776456 gene encoding two-component response regulator ARR2 isoform X2, with translation MNVSSVKGSMSISSSTSTWKAGDTISDQFPAGLRVLVVDDDPTCLMILEKMLTACLYKVTKCNRAETALSKLRENKNGYDIVLSDVHMPDMDGFKLLEHIGLEMDLPVIMMSADDGKQVVMKGVTHGACDYLIKPVRIEALKNIWQHVVRKRKNEWKEFEQSGSVEEGDRQPKQSDDADYSSSANEGNWKGSKRRKDEEEETDERDDTSTLKKPRVVWSVELHQQFVAAVNQLGIDTVPKKILELMNVPGLTRENVASHLQKYRLYLRRLSGVSQHQSNLSTIISAQDPTFGSLSSLSGLDLQTLAATGQLPAQSLARLQAAGLGRATAKSGIPITLVDQRNIFSFENPKLRFGEGQQQHMTNKQQVNLLHGIPTTMEAKQLVSLRHAAQSVGNMNMQVPPPGPQSSQNNPLLMQMGQQQQQQQSRGQILVDSTINHAPRLSSMGQPILSNGMATNVSSRNGIPENIRAPGYSQTPSMLNFPMNHASELPGNCFPLGSTPGVSNLTSKGAFQEDVNSEIKGSGGFMPSYDVFNDLNQHKPQSWELQNVGIAFDSSQHSNSLQGNLDLTQSALGQQGFSSGQMNGHNRSAAVASKAVFSTGDVKELRSAQNVNQHLNNLLVDNTIRVKSERVCDTSPANIFPDHFGQDDLMSALLKQQESVASSENEFDFDGYSMNNIPV
- the LOC105776456 gene encoding two-component response regulator ARR1 isoform X3; this encodes MPDMDGFKLLEHIGLEMDLPVIMMSADDGKQVVMKGVTHGACDYLIKPVRIEALKNIWQHVVRKRKNEWKEFEQSGSVEEGDRQPKQSDDADYSSSANEGNWKGSKRRKDEEEETDERDDTSTLKKPRVVWSVELHQQFVAAVNQLGIDKAVPKKILELMNVPGLTRENVASHLQKYRLYLRRLSGVSQHQSNLSTIISAQDPTFGSLSSLSGLDLQTLAATGQLPAQSLARLQAAGLGRATAKSGIPITLVDQRNIFSFENPKLRFGEGQQQHMTNKQQVNLLHGIPTTMEAKQLVSLRHAAQSVGNMNMQVPPPGPQSSQNNPLLMQMGQQQQQQQSRGQILVDSTINHAPRLSSMGQPILSNGMATNVSSRNGIPENIRAPGYSQTPSMLNFPMNHASELPGNCFPLGSTPGVSNLTSKGAFQEDVNSEIKGSGGFMPSYDVFNDLNQHKPQSWELQNVGIAFDSSQHSNSLQGNLDLTQSALGQQGFSSGQMNGHNRSAAVASKAVFSTGDVKELRSAQNVNQHLNNLLVDNTIRVKSERVCDTSPANIFPDHFGQDDLMSALLKQQESVASSENEFDFDGYSMNNIPV
- the LOC105775536 gene encoding COBRA-like protein 7 is translated as MAFYLNCNTHFFFKFSLLFSLLSFSFSQSDVVEAPSPAADSCNGIFLSYAYSSGTKLKPTDPTHQPYRFESVLTVLNNGDEELKSWKVSVEFQNDEFLVSASNAVLADGTSLPANVGNGTVFAGFPMSDLKTAIETAGDLTQMQVQVKLLGTQFGVAAPDVPLPKNIQLANDGFICPKASMQGKNEMQVCCRKDPKFKANVTIDEEFLPRQSGDLTIMYDVTRTYDSNYWAQVTISNHNPLGRLDNWKLSFDWMRDEFIYTMKGAYPYVVDSSDCIFGTQGQHYRDLDFANVLNCERRPTIIDLPPTKANDTTLGLIPNCCRNGTILPPSMDPSKSSSVFQMQVFKMPPDLNRSELSPPQNWKINGSLNPDYKCGPPVRVSPSQFPDPSGLPSNTTAVASWQVVCNITHPKGASPKCCVSFSSYYNDSVVPCRTCACGCPSNTARTCSTTAPAVLLPPEALLFPFENRTAMAQAWADLKHRTVPNPMPCGDNCGVSINWHVLTDYSRGWSARITIFNWDETAFPDWFAAVQMDEATRGFQKMYSFNGSALELNGVNNTIIMQGLPGLNYIVGETDGANPKKDPRVPGKQQTVVSFTKKNTPGINVAAGDGFPSKVFFNGEECALPSVLPTNNSNREGSTTILTIFLAVFVFIMLHQ